A region of Thermococcus argininiproducens DNA encodes the following proteins:
- a CDS encoding TATA-box-binding protein: protein MVDMSNVELRIENIVASVDLFASLDLEKVIEICPHSKYNPEEFPGIICRFDEPKVALLVFSSGKLVVTGAKSVDDIQAAVSKLVEMLSKIGTKFSRAPEIDIQNMVFSGDLKMEFNLDAVALVLPNCEYEPEQFPGVIYRVKDPKAVILLFSSGKIVCSGAKSEHDAWEAVRKLLHELDKYGLIEEEEF from the coding sequence TTGGTTGACATGAGCAATGTGGAGCTTAGAATAGAGAATATCGTCGCTTCAGTGGATCTTTTTGCTTCACTAGACCTTGAGAAAGTTATAGAGATATGTCCCCATTCAAAGTATAATCCGGAGGAATTCCCAGGGATAATATGCCGTTTTGATGAGCCAAAGGTTGCTCTTCTGGTATTTAGTTCTGGAAAACTTGTTGTAACTGGGGCAAAAAGCGTTGATGATATCCAAGCAGCGGTTTCCAAACTCGTTGAAATGCTTTCAAAAATCGGGACTAAATTCAGCAGGGCTCCTGAAATAGATATTCAAAATATGGTGTTTAGCGGCGATCTTAAGATGGAGTTTAATCTTGATGCTGTTGCTCTTGTGTTGCCCAACTGTGAATATGAGCCCGAACAGTTCCCGGGCGTCATCTATCGTGTTAAAGATCCTAAAGCAGTTATACTACTCTTTAGCTCTGGAAAGATCGTTTGTAGTGGTGCAAAAAGTGAACATGATGCATGGGAGGCCGTTAGAAAGCTTCTTCACGAGCTTGATAAATATGGGCTTATTGAAGAAGAGGAATTCTAA